Sequence from the Archangium lipolyticum genome:
CTCCATGAACGACCCCACCTCGAAGCGCTGGTCCGACCTCCCGCGAGCCTTCTGGCTCTCCCTTCTCGCCGCCCTGGTGCTGGCCCTGCCCACGCTGGGGATGGGATTCGTCCTGGATGACTACATCCACCTGCTCATCTTCGAGGGCCGGTGGCCCCTGGGCTCGTCCCTGGATCTCTTCCGCTTCGCCGGGGGAGACCCCGAGGGCATGCGGCGCATCGTGCAGGAGGGCCCCTATCCCTGGTGGACGCTGCCCGATCTGAAGATCGCCTTCTGGCGCCCCCTGGCGAGCGCGCTCGGGGCGCTGGATCACCGCCTCTTCGGCCGCGAGGCGCTGGGCTACCACGTGCACTCGATGGCCTGGTACCTCGGGCTGGTGGCCGTCTTCGGCACCCTGCTGCGGCGCTTCCTGCCCGGGGCGCTCGGGGCGCTCGCGCTGTTCCTCTTCGCCGTGGATGACGCGCACCTGATGCCCGTGGGGTGGATCGCCAACCGCAACGCCGTGGTGGCCGCCACCCTGGCGCTGCTCGGCCTGTGGCTGCACCTGGAGTGGCGCGAGGCCCGGCGGCCCTGGGCCCTGCCCCTGTCCCTGGCGGCGCTCGCCGCGAGCCTGACGGCCGGGGAGACGGCCCTGGGCGTCTTCGCCTACCTGCTGGCGTATGAGCTGCTCGGCGCCCGGGGGACGGTGGCGGAGCGGCTCCGGGCCGTGGCTCCCGCGGCGGTGCTCGCGCTCGCGTACCTCGGGGTCTACAAGGCGCTCGGGTACGGCGCCCATGGCTCCACCATGTATCTGGATCCGGTGGGAGAGCCGGGACGCTACCTGGAGGCCGCGCTCGGCCGGGTGCCCGCGCTCATCGCCGGGCTGCTGGGTGCTCCCGTGGATCTCTGGGGACTCAGTGCGGGCAGCCGGCCCGTGCTGGTGGGCGTGGGGTTGGTGGGGCTCGCGCTGGTGGGTCTGTTGCTGCGCTCGGCCTGGCCCGGCCTCTCCGAGGAGGAGCGCCGGCACTGCCGCTGGCTCGCCGCCGGTGCGGGGCTGTCCCTGCTGCCCGTGGCCTCCACCCTGCCCATGAGCCGGGTGCTGCTCGTGCCGGGCCTGGGGGCCTCGGCGCTGCTGTCCGTGGTGCTGCTGCATGCGTGGCGCTCGCGGAAGCAGCGGGGCTGGAGCCGCTGGGGCGCCATCGTCACCGGCGGGGTGCTCGCGCTCTTCCACCTGGTGCTCGCGCCCCTGAGCTGGCCCGCGATGGCGATGATGATCCGCCAGCTCGGCTCGAGCACCGAGGAGCTGGCGCGGAAGGCGGGACGCGAGGTGGACTTCGCGCGGCTGCCCTCGCAGCGGGTGGTGGTGCTCGATGCCCGGGACGTCGGCGTGGCCCTGTACACCCCCGTCATGTGGGCCTTGCAGGGCCAGCCGTTCCCGCGCTCCTGGTGGCCGCTGTCGTTGGCGCCGATGTCCCCCGTCTTCACCCGCACCGGACTGGCTTCGATCGAGCTGGAGCTCACCGAGGGACACTTCCTCGCCAGTGATGCCGAGCAGAGCGTTCGCGGCTCTCAGTACGTGCTCGGCACGGGGGCGAAGGTGGCGCTGGAGGGGATGACGGTGACGGTGCTGGCCGCGGACGCCGGGGGGCCGACCCGCCTGGGCTTCGAGTTCGATGTGCCGCTGGAGGACCCCTCGCTCGTGTTCCTGCGCTCGAGCGAGGGGGGACTGATCCGGTTCACACCGCCACCCGTGGGGACGCGGCTCGCGCTCTCGACCGTGGCGGCTGGCGGCCCGTGATGGCCATCCGCGGGGCTAGCGCGCCTTCTGTGCCGGCACGAACTCCTCGCGCACCGCCCTGGCCAGCAGGTCCGGCGGCAGCAGTCCCTGGTCGAGGAGGAAGTTGTTGAAGGCGAGCCGGTCGAACTTCGCGCCGAGGGCGAGCTCCGTCTCGGCGCGCATCTCCAGGATGCGGGTGTAGCCGTAGAAGTAGCTCCCGGCCTGGCCCGGAGAGCGGAAGGTGTAGCGGTCCAGCTCCTGCCGGGCCATGGGCGCGGAGAGCACGACCTCCTCGGTGAGGACGCGGCCGGCCTGCTCGCGCGTGAGCTGACCCAGGTTGAGCATGGGGTCGAGCATGGCGCGGGCCGCGCGCAGCAGGCGGAACTGCAGGGCGATCAGCTGACCCTCGGGCGGCTCGTGGGGGACCATCTCCGCCTCGGCGTAGAGCGCCCAGCCCTCGACGTTGACGGAGTTGAAGGCGAACATGCTGCGCGCCAGGGACACGCCGCGCTCCACCATGGCGGTGAACTGCAGCTCGTGGCCCGGACGGCCCTCGTGCGCGGTAAGGGACCAGGCCGCGGCGGCGAAGGTGAAGTCGTCGTAGGCCTCGCCCTTGCCGCTGCTCGCCGGGCTGCCCAGCGGCAGCACGAACTGGCCTTGCTCGCCTGTGTTGTTGATCAGCGCGGGCGGGTCCATGTGCGGCGCGGGCTGGGCGGCGCTCTCGGCCTCCGAGGCCAGGCGCATCACCATCGGACGCTTCGGCAGGTCCACCACGCGGTGCTGGGAGATCCGCTGCTCCATCTGCGTGATGACCTCGCGGTAGTGTCCTTCGATCCGATCGCGGTCGAGCTGCTCCTTCTTCAACAGGCGGATGACGTCCCGGTAGTCGGTGGCGTCGAGCCCCCGGGCCTTCGCCACGAGCGGAGCGAGCACCTGCATCTGCGCGCGGACCGAGAGGTACTCGACCTGCGCGCGGCGCATCAGCTGCTCGGGCGGGATGTCGATGCCGAACTGCAGGAGCCCGAAGGCGTAGAGCTCCGGTGGGAGGCGGAAGTCCTCGCGTGCCCGTGGCAGCACCACCTTGCGCTCCCAGGCGACGTAGTCCTCGACCTGCTTCTCGAGCGCGGCCAGGGCGGGCTCGGCATCGGCGATCTTGTACTCCGTGAACAGCTCCCGGATGCCCTTCACGTAGGTCCGCGCGTTGGCCAGGGACTGCTCCACCTCGAGCTTCACCGGGCCCAGCAGCTTCGGGTTGGAGCGCTTCTCCTCGAAGCGCGCCTTGGCCAGCTCGGTCAGCGGCTTGCTGCCCGGCGCAAGGCCGGTGTAGCGCTGGAGGCGGGTCAGGGCCTTGGCCCGGCGCTCGGGGGCCACCTCTTCCTGGAGGAGCTGCTGAATGCTCTGGAACACCACCTCCGGGACGTCGACCCAGGTGAGCAGGTAGCGCTCGTTGAGCGTGGAGCCCTGGATGTTCTCCTTCGCCGCCTTCACCAGGATGAGGAGGTCCTGACGGACGTTCGGGTCCTTCTCCGTGGCGAGGCGCTTCTCCAGCTCGGCCTGGGCCCTGGCCATGGCGGCGCGGGTGCGCTCACCCAAGCGAGGTCCGAGGTCGAGCACCTGGTCGTCATGGGTGGCCATGCCGAAGGCCGAGGCGAGCTCCGGGGTGAAGCGGGCGGTGGTGTCCAGCAGCACCTGCGCGTGGGCGTTGCTGCGCGCCACCCAGTCCGGGTTCGCGGCCTTCTGCTGGGCTGGTGCAGCGAAGGGGATGAGGAGGAGGGCCAATCCAAGGAGGAGTCGAGCGCGCATTCGTTGTGTTTTCCGGTGGGAGCGGTGACCTGGGTCTCACGAATGGGGGCAGGGGCCATTTCAGCCGGCTGTTTCTCCGCCTGCCCCCCGGGCGGGGGAATAGCAAAAATTCCGGGGGCTTAGACCACGTGGTAGTTTCGGGTGCTCCTTAGAAGCCCCCGCAGATGGCCACCGACAGCGACTCGCCCAAGCCCGCGTCCGAAGCGCAAGCCGCCGCCCCCGAGCTGCGCCTGTTGGATCGGCGCGCCTTCGTGGGGTTTCCGCCCCTCGAGTTGGCGCCCGGGCTGTCCATCGCCGACTTCGCGCTGCAGATTCCGGACGTCACCTTCCCCTTCAACGTCAGCGCGGGTGCCTCGCGCTACCAGCGCAAGAAGCTGCTCTTCGGCTTCCTGGAGCTGCACGTCGACGCGGACCTGGTGACGCGCAAGGTGGCCGAGCTGGCCGGACGCGTGGCCGGGCTCGAGAACCTGAAGCTGCACTTCCGCCCCGGCTACCTGGAGGGCCAGGCCTTCCTCCAGGCCCCGGAGCGCACCCCGCTCACCTTCAAGATGGCCTTCGACGCGGACGGCGAGCGGCTCGCCCTCTACCTCTACGACGTGCGCCTGTACGGCTTCGCCTCCACGCCGTCGGTGCAGGTGCCCGGCCTCATCGCCGCCACCGTGGCCGAGCTGGGCCTGCTGCCCGAGGTGGAGGTGCGCGGCGCCACCGGCTTCTCCACCCGCGTGCTGCCCGCGCTGTGCCAGAAGTCCGCCGTCAGCCGGGGCTTCAAGATGCCCGTGCTGGACACCGCGCGCCTCTCCTCCGTCGAGGTGAGCAGCGCGGGCCTGCGCCTGCGCTTCTCCGCCGGGGGACTGCCGCCTCCCTCGCCGCCCGACGAGGAGCTGCTGCTGGCCCTCGAGGGCGCCCGCGCCTTCGCCGACGCCGAGGCCCTCATCGCCCAGGGCAAGCTCGCCGAGGCCCGCGACGCCTACCTCCAGGCCGGTGACGCCCAGGACGCCCACCCCTTCGCCGCCGAGCGGCTGCTGTCGCTCCTCGTGGCGGATCCGCAGGCGCACGACATGGCCCTCGACGTGGCGGCCACGCTGCTGCGCCGCCGCGAGCGCAGCCCCGCCGCCCTCTGGGGCGAGGCCGTGGTGCGCGAGCGCCGGGGTGAGCACGCTCGCGCCGCCGAGCGCTACCTCGCGCTGTGCGCCCTCGCGCGCCGCGCCTCCGAGGAGTCCTCCGCCTTCTTCGCCGCCGAGTCCGCCGCCCGTGCCGCGCGCGACCACGCGCCCCAGGTGGCCGTGAAGGCCCTCCACGAGGTGCTCGGCCTCAAGCCGGACCACCTGCCTTCGCTCAAGGCCCTCGCGCGTGCCTCGGACCAGAGCCGCGACCGTGCCGGGGCCGTGCGCGCCTACCGCCGCATCGCCGCGCTCGCGAGAGATCCCTCCGAGGCCGCCGACGCGCACGTGCACCTCGCGCGCCTGTGCGCCCAGACGGAGGACGATGTCGCTGGCGCCCGCCTGCACTGCGAGGCCGCGCTGCGCCTCTCGCCGGACCAGCCGGACGCGCTGCTGCTGCTGGGCGAGCTGTGCCACCTCGGGGGCGAGCACCTGCGCGCCCTCAAGGCCCTGGACCGCCTGCGCGAGGTGGCCATGGCCCGCCACGAGCTGGACCGCGTGGGCCGCGCCAACCTGCTCGCCGGCCGCATCTGGGAAGAGGGCCTCCAGCAGCCGGACAACGCGCTGCTGCGCTACCGCGAGGCCACGTCGCTGCTGCCCGGCGAGCCCGAGCCCCTCTTCGCCACCGCGCGCGTGGCCGAGAAGCTGGGGAAGATGCAGGAGGCGCTCGCCGGCTACCAGCAGGCGCTGGAGCTGGCCGGCCCCGCTCCGCGCTCCGAGCCCATCCGCCAGGCCGCGCACCGCAGCCACCACGCCCTGGCGCGCCTGTACCGCACGAAGCTCGGCGACCCGGCCCGCGCCCGCGAGCACCTGGAGGCCGCGCTCGCGTTGGATCCGCGCGATGGCGCCGCGCTCGACGAGCTGATTCCGTACTTCCGCGCCACCGGTCGGGCCCAGGAGCTCGCCGAGGCCCTGGAGAAGGCCGCCGCCGTCCACGAGGAGCCCGGCCGCCGTGCCGCCCTCTGGGCCGAGGCCGGCGAGCTGTTCCGCGGCCGCCTGCAGCAGCCCGAGAAGGCCGAGCGCCTCCTCACCTCCGCGTTGGAGGCCGACCCGGACCACAAGCCCGCGCTGGAGTCCATGCTGGCGCTCGCCGAGGCGCGCCGCGATGGCGGGCTGCTCACCCGCTGCCTCTCCGCCCTCGCGCGCCTCACCCCCGAGCCCAAGGAGCGCGCGCAGAAGTACCGCCGCCTCTCCGTGGCCGCGCGCGACCTCGCCTTCGACCTGGACCTCGCCGCCACCGCCCTTCAGGAGGTGCTGAAGGCGGAGCCGGACGACCTGCCCACGCTGGGCGAGCTGTGCGCCTTGCAGCGCAAGCGCTCGGACATGGCGGGCCTGGCCACCGCCCTCGACGATCGGGCGCGCGTGGCCGAGGCGCAGGGTGACAAGCGGCTCGCGGCGGCGGCGCTGCGCGAGCTGGCCAATGTGTTGGAAGCGCGGCTCGGCCGCCTCGGCGAGGCGTTGGTGGCCCTGGAGAAGGCCGCGCGTCTCTCCCCGGACCAGGCCGTGCTGCTGGAGCTGGCGGACCTCTCGCTGCGCTGCGAGCGCCCCGAGCATGCCCGGCGCGCGCTGGAGACGCTGCTGTCCACCCTGCCGCGCACCACCGCTCCCGAGCGCCTCGCGGACATCCGCTCCCGCCTGGGCCGCGCGTGCGAGCAGATGGGGGACCGCGAGGCCGCCATCGCCGCCTACGCCCAGGCCTTCCCTCTGCGCCGCCTGGACGACGCGCTCGCCTCACGGTTGGAGGCCCTCTATACCGAGGCCGGTGAGACGCGCGAGCTGGCCGAGCTGTGGGCCTCTCGTGCCCAGGCCCTCGTCGCCGCCGAGCGCTCCGCCGAGGCCGCGCCCCTCTTCCTCCAGAGCGCCCGCGTCCTCCTGGAGCGCGGAGAGAAGGGCCCGGCCCTCCTGCGCCTCTCCTCGGCCCTCGACGCGAGCCCCTCTGGCCCGCTGGCCGCCGAGGCTCTCGATGCGCTCGCCGAGCTGGAGCTGGAGCGCGGCGAGAAGCTGGAGGCCGCCCGCCTCTTCGCGCGCAAGGCCGCGCTGGTGACGGACGCCCGCGCGGGCTCGAAGCTCCTCTTCCGTGCCTCCGTGCTCGCCATGGGCACCAGCCGCGAGGAGGCCTTCCTCGCAGAGGCCCTGGAGCGGGACGCCTCCTTCGCTCCCGCGCGCATGCGCCGGGGCGAGCTGCGGTTGCAGGCGGATGCACGCTCCGCGCTGGAGGACTTCGAGGCCGTGCTGGCCCTGCCTCCGGCGGACCCGGACGCGCTGCGCGAGGAGGAGCTGCTGGAACTCACCCGCCGCGCCTCCTCCGCCGCCGTGCGCGCGGGCCGAGCGGATGCCGCCCGGCGCCTGCTCGCGCAGTACTGCACCCTGGCCCCCGAGGACCTCGAGGCCCAGGTGGAGCTCGCGGGCCTCCACCGCAAGGCGGGCGCGCGCGAGCCGCTGGCCGACCTCCTCGTCACGCTGTGGCCGCGCCTCTCCGGTGAGGCGCGCCGCTCCGCCCGCCGCGAGCTGGCCGAGCTGTCCCTCGCCCTCGGCCGCACCGCCGAGACCACCGACGCCCTGCGCAGCCTCCTCGCCGAGGAGCCTCACGACACCTGGGCCACGCAGGCCCTGCTGGAGCTGCTGCCCCCGCCAGGCACTGGCACTCCCCAGGAGGAGACCGAGCGCCTCTCACTGCTGGGCACCCTCATCTCCGCCTCCGAGGGCGATGCCCGCGCCGAGCTGCTTTCCCGCCGCGCCGCCCTCCACCGAAACGCGGGCCGCTCCCAGTCCGCGCGCGATGACTTCCTCGCGGCCACGAAGCTCTCCCGCCGGCCCGCGCCCCTGTGGCTCGCCATCGCCGCGCTCGCCCGCGAGGCGGGTGACGACGTGGACGAGCTGGCCGCGTGGCGCAACGTCGTCACCTCCGAGCCGGAGCTCGCCGAGCGCGCCCGCGTGCGCCTGCTCGCGCTGGCCCACACGCTGGTGGAGAAGGACGCGCGTGCTCCGGCCCGCGAGGCCCTGCTCGCCGCCGCGGCGCTCCCGCTCTCCCCGGCCGAGCGCTGCGATGCCTTCTTCGCCCTCGCCACGCTCGAGCGCCGCGACGGGCGGCCGGACGCCGAGGCGCAAGCGCTCGCCGAGGCCGCGCGCCAGGGCCCCGTGCCCCGCCGCGTGGAGGCCCTGCTGGAGCGGGCGCGCCTGCTGGAGAAGGCGGGCAACCTCCCCGAGGCCGCCGCCAGCCTGGAGTCCGCGCTCACCCTGGCGCCGCGTCATGCCGGGGCCACCACCGCGCTTCAGCGCGTGCTGCGCGAGCTGGAGGACTGGGCACGCCTCGCGGACCTGATCGCCGCCGAGGCCCCGCACGCTCCGCCCGCCGAGGCCGCCGTGCTCTACGCGGAGCTGGGCACCCTCCACCTGGAGCGCCTGGAGCAGCCCGAGGCCGCCGAGGCCGCGCTGCGGCAGGCGGTGCGCCTGGCTCCCGACAACCTCGACGTGCGCCGCCGGCTGGTGGCCATCGTCGCGGGCCGTGGGGACTCCGCCGAGGCCGCGAAGCTCCTCGATGTCGGCGCGAGCGACATTCCTCCGGCCGAGGTCGCCACCCTCCTGCGAGAGGGCATCTCCCATGCCCGTGCCGCCGGGGACATGGCCCGGGCCCTCGAGCTGGCCCGCCGTGCCCATGCCCTCGTCCCCGCGCGGGACGCGCAGCTCGCCGAGCTGGCCGAGCTCCTCTTCCTCCACGGTGACGTGAAGGAGGCGCTGCCCCTGCAGGAGCAGCTCGCCGCCGCCGCCGACTTCGCCACCGAGCCCGAGCGCGCCGAGAAGGCCTGGCTGCGCCTGGGAGCGC
This genomic interval carries:
- a CDS encoding DUF885 domain-containing protein, which gives rise to MRARLLLGLALLLIPFAAPAQQKAANPDWVARSNAHAQVLLDTTARFTPELASAFGMATHDDQVLDLGPRLGERTRAAMARAQAELEKRLATEKDPNVRQDLLILVKAAKENIQGSTLNERYLLTWVDVPEVVFQSIQQLLQEEVAPERRAKALTRLQRYTGLAPGSKPLTELAKARFEEKRSNPKLLGPVKLEVEQSLANARTYVKGIRELFTEYKIADAEPALAALEKQVEDYVAWERKVVLPRAREDFRLPPELYAFGLLQFGIDIPPEQLMRRAQVEYLSVRAQMQVLAPLVAKARGLDATDYRDVIRLLKKEQLDRDRIEGHYREVITQMEQRISQHRVVDLPKRPMVMRLASEAESAAQPAPHMDPPALINNTGEQGQFVLPLGSPASSGKGEAYDDFTFAAAAWSLTAHEGRPGHELQFTAMVERGVSLARSMFAFNSVNVEGWALYAEAEMVPHEPPEGQLIALQFRLLRAARAMLDPMLNLGQLTREQAGRVLTEEVVLSAPMARQELDRYTFRSPGQAGSYFYGYTRILEMRAETELALGAKFDRLAFNNFLLDQGLLPPDLLARAVREEFVPAQKAR
- a CDS encoding tetratricopeptide repeat protein; translated protein: MATDSDSPKPASEAQAAAPELRLLDRRAFVGFPPLELAPGLSIADFALQIPDVTFPFNVSAGASRYQRKKLLFGFLELHVDADLVTRKVAELAGRVAGLENLKLHFRPGYLEGQAFLQAPERTPLTFKMAFDADGERLALYLYDVRLYGFASTPSVQVPGLIAATVAELGLLPEVEVRGATGFSTRVLPALCQKSAVSRGFKMPVLDTARLSSVEVSSAGLRLRFSAGGLPPPSPPDEELLLALEGARAFADAEALIAQGKLAEARDAYLQAGDAQDAHPFAAERLLSLLVADPQAHDMALDVAATLLRRRERSPAALWGEAVVRERRGEHARAAERYLALCALARRASEESSAFFAAESAARAARDHAPQVAVKALHEVLGLKPDHLPSLKALARASDQSRDRAGAVRAYRRIAALARDPSEAADAHVHLARLCAQTEDDVAGARLHCEAALRLSPDQPDALLLLGELCHLGGEHLRALKALDRLREVAMARHELDRVGRANLLAGRIWEEGLQQPDNALLRYREATSLLPGEPEPLFATARVAEKLGKMQEALAGYQQALELAGPAPRSEPIRQAAHRSHHALARLYRTKLGDPARAREHLEAALALDPRDGAALDELIPYFRATGRAQELAEALEKAAAVHEEPGRRAALWAEAGELFRGRLQQPEKAERLLTSALEADPDHKPALESMLALAEARRDGGLLTRCLSALARLTPEPKERAQKYRRLSVAARDLAFDLDLAATALQEVLKAEPDDLPTLGELCALQRKRSDMAGLATALDDRARVAEAQGDKRLAAAALRELANVLEARLGRLGEALVALEKAARLSPDQAVLLELADLSLRCERPEHARRALETLLSTLPRTTAPERLADIRSRLGRACEQMGDREAAIAAYAQAFPLRRLDDALASRLEALYTEAGETRELAELWASRAQALVAAERSAEAAPLFLQSARVLLERGEKGPALLRLSSALDASPSGPLAAEALDALAELELERGEKLEAARLFARKAALVTDARAGSKLLFRASVLAMGTSREEAFLAEALERDASFAPARMRRGELRLQADARSALEDFEAVLALPPADPDALREEELLELTRRASSAAVRAGRADAARRLLAQYCTLAPEDLEAQVELAGLHRKAGAREPLADLLVTLWPRLSGEARRSARRELAELSLALGRTAETTDALRSLLAEEPHDTWATQALLELLPPPGTGTPQEETERLSLLGTLISASEGDARAELLSRRAALHRNAGRSQSARDDFLAATKLSRRPAPLWLAIAALAREAGDDVDELAAWRNVVTSEPELAERARVRLLALAHTLVEKDARAPAREALLAAAALPLSPAERCDAFFALATLERRDGRPDAEAQALAEAARQGPVPRRVEALLERARLLEKAGNLPEAAASLESALTLAPRHAGATTALQRVLRELEDWARLADLIAAEAPHAPPAEAAVLYAELGTLHLERLEQPEAAEAALRQAVRLAPDNLDVRRRLVAIVAGRGDSAEAAKLLDVGASDIPPAEVATLLREGISHARAAGDMARALELARRAHALVPARDAQLAELAELLFLHGDVKEALPLQEQLAAAADFATEPERAEKAWLRLGALAEKLGDSRRAVSAYKRLLAERPLNEVAVLRLAALLEKDEPRASFEVLVAHARALPPSEDTAKRLVSLSERARDSLADSSLAASLLTRAAEMAEEPLPLHLSLANLYRDAGRVPELVAQLQVVAQLSQEAGDLDGAIAACAEHARLAEESGRVDESLRSLEALRFLLEKEDRKDEAATYERHRAEMLRDAKLDLPAAEAALERAFALSEQLDTARMGIELAVRREDTVAEARWLERALPLLPGTREKATSLLRLSKLHLDVLDDSGKAEGFLREALRHDRSLQEAETLLCELLEREGRVAELAAWFEDSASHEEQPARRAQLLLRAATLYREHAGRPDAAVIALLAARSARPDDLDLTRQAADLLHEMGREEDAAEFDGLLLEANPFLEPVYGRHRAWLSETGDLQSLAALMLRRAQRQMPVEAAESYLAAAKAFREAGALERALLCEDRAFELAPASAEAFHLLRARATGDVRRQAELLSLRAAALEPEAALPLLRERADMLLEAGEALLAAEAFDDYLSKAGNDVDALAARAELAAEGGGPTAAQPYDRRLLAAGGDSLPVPVRVRTHLRLGHASLSSGALRDAAESFEAVVSLDPEGTRGQEALSLLTEVYGRTGDSKGLYRASLKLARKADAATAEVLYRRAADLFEDPKESIDALLHLARLRPADAHIIDRAVVGLRALGRPSDLLAVYEAGAQAAGGSRAAELLLAAADVAANQLDDPRRATALRERAAEADPSNVAALRARVVGLRQRGDTAALLEALERLIPETEDADEASLLRLELASLASASDRQSVAREALETVVARGTSGAGYAEALEALEPLLTDEPGRLAEVRLARAELLPNTERRELLLSAARDLESAKRLPEALRAARAAVAIEADLESLRLVATLYQVSGEPGRAAQALLQAARLAYSAERPALLLESADLWESAGDRAEALEVLERLATETQDALSPAELAERFHRLGAPARAVEVGFGPALESGDLLGALALAERAGDSARVRQALWALVEKPDADAAHITDLVSGLRAEDDWEGLLRLADLLSETDAALSTELRGEVLLAPGAAAEPRLRALKSLVALPGFSERLRKLLPELGSCPAELSEAVLELVRELPLDERVEALSEAADGWPERRGKLLRERFRLQRDAGRMADAADTLGLLILLETEPKLRAGLHVEHGDMLMWAGEKARAQEAFERALEDAPGTIRALEFLLPIYDETRNHARFVAVAEQLAAMLAGPAAMGLWRERLAEAYEALGRLPEAAEQLKLLPETPERLERRARIAEAQGLTGEALQLRERLTEEPAALEEILRKYLDSQLVVFAVRLAERLYQAGQLSPEAKRLVAERLSPTYEGSALAIHLWPELLRQQPVDADGWTLYAEALAAWDDVPREVARVDGFGAALVSSTASASAATLSPVARPEGFAHALPPDAVPVTDEQMPRLHAVLRPTLKGLGVEDLSVYLNPAGGVEAYLATPDQLVLGAGALACFGVVELGYLCALALCLGASGEALARPGPVPGFDEAAVAAFRAVPASLAASRVVAHLSAEVRGGDPRTVDVGAVLRTSTAFREVALAALETV